The Festucalex cinctus isolate MCC-2025b chromosome 10, RoL_Fcin_1.0, whole genome shotgun sequence region ACTACAGGCACGGCGACGGAATGTACTGTTGGCCAACAGGCAGCAAATTCATCGGCAAATTCTACCTTCACTGGAGAGAAGGATACGGAGAACATATTTTCCCTGACGGAGCAACATTTAAGGTGAGACTGAATGTGGCTTTAGAGATGGCCTTGAATGCTGATAATAAACGactccatctctctctctttttttttttttttttttttaagggtttgTACCATGCAGACCAGAGGTTCGGTCCCGGTGTGCTGAGTGAGCCCACAGGATGTGAAGATGTCGGCCTGTGGCATGGCAAGCATCTGATACAGCTGTGTAACTCGGTGCCGGGCAGCTTCAGCATAAAAACCTCCACCGAATATGGCGTCTACTTGGAGCAAAATGCTGCCTCGCATTCTCAAAGTCAGGTAAAGTCGTGAAAGAATTCATATTTTGTCGGATCGACACAATGAATTGATGAGTAAAACAATGTATGGATTGAATGTATTGACGTTTACACGTCCGTTCTTTGTTGCTTTTATTACCAGACTCCACAAACAGTTGATGGACATGCCAGGACACATTCAGGGGTAAAGTATttttcatcaataactactatgTTTGCTTTTTAATACAATTAATATAATTGGTCTTTTCAAGTACAAGTGTGGACTTCAGTTGGGTTTTGGTTGGTATTTAAAGCCcttgaaaagtgaaaataaatactgtatatcgTAAATTTGACTCACCAAGGGGAAGAGTGTCgacaatagtgttgttccgataccgttttttggctcccgataccgatagcgatacccagctttgcagtatcggccgataccgataccataccgatacttaaggtttttttgttttttttcctcagcatgaaaaagctgtcctgccattggttcagagcattcaagggccaataagatatcttagatcggcatgcaatgaacatgtcacatatcagtgaatgtcgtgcacgagcaagacacaagatgctgcatccaaaatcctatattagcgttggaattaatggtatcggcatgttacttgtgagtagtcaccgataccgataccaccgtttttatgcagtatcggcacctctgccgataccagtatcggtatcggaacaacactagtcgaCAAAATCGTGAAAAATCAAAACTGTGTCTGCCTGTTTGCTGAGGTTTTtactccccaccccccaaatcCATGCCTGGGGTTGTCTTGCACTTTGGAGAGGTGTTCACAGAAAAATCGGAGAGacatttgtgaacaatattttataaaagtttTTCGAACTTTGTGTTCAGTTCGTGAGAAatggtcacaaaaacaaaagtgttgcatttctatttgttttgttCCGCCTGATTTGTAAACGCCCCTTTTTGTTTAGGTAGACACGGATGACGATTTGCTGCTATATGACGACAATACTATTCGCCCCTCCGGCATTGAGAATTATTCCACCGACGGGGACCAGCTGCCGTTGCCACCGCACGTTCGAAGAGAGTTTGACCGGCGGTTTTTTGGCCAGCTGTGGGAAGCCGATTCTCAGCCGTACGAGGGCTACAAACGAGACCCACTCTCCCGTCTGCCGTTAGCAGACAAAATGGCGGCTCACATTCACAAACACAGGTTAGGTACAACTTGAAAGGTTGTACAAAGTGAAAAGTACAAGAAAATTTGTgttgtcacttaaaaaaaaatgtgtttctcaGACAACAGGTTGAAAAACTGGACTGGGATATTGAAAAAGTTCTTTCCTACAAAAGGGAGagttttggtccaaaaggagctTTGGAAGTGGCGTCCGAGCTTCTGATCCATCAGGCTTCCATCGGAGAACGAGAGGCTGTTTTACAGATTCTCCTGGATGGCCTCGTTCATCCCGATGTCGCCGATTCTCAGGGACACACCGCGTTGATTGCTGCCACAGTAAAAACCGTCTTCTCATCTCATTTCGTCGTGTTTAGCTTCTCGTTTGCTGGCCCGTCGCGTTGACTGAAGTGTTTTGTTATGTTTCTCAGATAAACTGCCACAATGATGTGATTCACCTCTTATTGGATATGGGGGCTTGTATCGACAAGCTGAATTTTGAGGCCATGTCGTCTTTGTCAGTGTGTCACGTCCTCTACTATCCTGTCCAGTCTTTGTACACATTTTCTGTACCTCCTGCTCCAACACAGGTGAGATTTGAGAGCGGATTTCGTCACTCACTAATTCGAGGGGTGCTCGCTGCGTATTTCGATTCATAGAAGAAGATTTGTGTCACCACCGGTTCAGTTTTGGGGTACAATATAGTCACGGTTTGAGAGCATTACTAACCGCATACGTACTTTTATCACTTATCCATCAGTTTCCAAAATGCTGAGACTACTACGAAAACAACCATCCATGTATCAATAATGTGTCATCATAACCTTCCATAGGATATCACTGAAGAGGCCACTGTTGAGGAGTTGAATCCTGCAGAAGATCAGAACAGCGCCAACCAGGAGAAGGAGTTGCCACTTTCGGAGaattcagcacaggtgatggtTGGTCTGATTGTAACAAGTTAGAAGGTCACGAATCAGTGATGACGAATCAGAATTTTCGGATTCGAGTGAGAATGAATCACAACATATTCTTGTCGTGTGTACGAGTGTCACAGGGAGGTTTGAATGGTTAAATGGTACGTAACTAAATGGGGAGTGCACAGGGTCGTGTCACGCGTGATCTTTGACGGGGACTTCTGGAAATGTTTGTGGACTCTTAAGCCAGATAAAGAGCGTCATATTAAACTGTTTACTCAAAGTGTGACAGTTGTTTGTTGTTACTTCGCTGTTGGCGTCTGAAGATGTGCTAGCATGAAGGGAAATAGCAAACTTGGGCACCGGATTGGAGAAACCGACAAACCctgcaagttagcttagcgcaaGCTAGCTAGTATGACAGACACGACACGGTTGAATTTAAAACTAtcaaaaagttaaaaacaacaacaaggggACTTCTGGAAATGTTTGTGGACTGTTAAGCCAGATAATGAGCATCATATTAAACTGTTTACTCAAAGTGTGACAGTTGTTTGTTGTTACTTCGCTGTTGGCGTCTGAAGATGTGCTAGCATGAAGGGAAATAGCAAACTTGGGCACCGGATTGGAGAAACCGACAAACCctgcaagttagcttagcgcaaGCTAGCTAGTATGACAGACACGACACGGTTGAATTTAAAACTAtcaaaaagttaaaaacaacaacaaggggACTTCTGGAAATGTTTGTGGACTGTTAAGCCAGATAATGAGCATCATATTAAACTGTTTACTCAAAGTGTGACAGTTGTTTGTTGTTACTTCGCTGTTGGCGTCTGAAGATGTGCTAGCATGAAGGGAAATAGCAAACTTGGGCACCGGATTGGAGAAACCGACAAACCctgcaagttagcttagcgcaaGCTAGCTAGTATGACAGACACGACACGGTTGAATTTAAAACTAtcaaaaagttaaaaacaacaacaaggggACTTCTGGAAATGTTTGTGGACTGTTAAGCCAGATAATGAGCGTCATATTAAAACTGTTCGCTCAAAGTGAGACAGTTGTTTGTTGCTACTTTACTGTTGGCGTCTGAAGATGTGCTAGCATGAAGGAATTACTAAACTTGGGCACCGGATTGGAGAAACCGACAAACCctgcaagttagcttagcgcaaGCTAGCTAGTATGACAGACACGACACGGTTGAATTTAAAACTAtcaaaaagttaaaaacaacaacaaaaacatcctgGGTTCTGTCATTGGCCAGGGATCctggaattaaaaataattttaaaccaCAAAGGAAAACTTCCTGTAGTTTGATGCGGCTGTGTTAGCGCATCGGCTACGTACAGTTTTGGTACACTCTGATATGTTTTCAAAAAAGTGAATATGAGGCTTGGTGAAAACATTTTGGTGTAAATAAAGCCCGATATAAGCCCAACTGCATTTACCATTATGATCAATTATTTTCATCTCCTCATTTCAGAAATGGttaataaatatgcaaatgtaGATTTGAGCTATGAGTCCAAGCACTTTGCTAGTGTGCAGTTGAACTATATTTTTCACATAAAAGTGCTTAGTTGTGCACATAATGAAACAATCTCCTCTTAACTGAACAAACTTTATAGCTCCTGAACGTCTTTCTCATGTGTTTGCAGCAGGACAATGAACTGACCCCAACACAatccttttcttcttcctgctccATGTACAGCTACAACATCGAAGTCTCCGAGGAGATCCTGCAGGGCGCCGCCGAGGCGCTGAGTCGCACTGGGTATCCTCAGCATTCCGATACTCAGGAGACTGTTCGCAGATTATCTGCACAAAAGTATATGTAAGTCAGAGCGATAACACCTCCcccatttatttacagtatgtaaatggatttgtttttttttgtgaccaggCACCGTTTTCGTTTGTCCACACTGAATCTGCTCCTGGATCGAGGCGCAGACCCCAATATATGCAAAGTTCCCTTGCCTGTCCTCTTTGTGGCCATTATGGCGGGAGACACGGAAACGGTCAGGAGACTTTTGCTGAGTGGAGCTCAGACTGGTATTTGTCTCTCGCTTGAGGTAACATTCCCAGCATTTCTTTTACGTTTGAATGTTTTGCAACATTTCAATTCAAACTTGAAACCGAAGTTCACCTGTCAATGTCACACGCTAATCTAATCCTTCCACCGTAGAGGAAAGGCCTTTATCCTCTGCACGTGGCTGCCGCTTTGCCAGGCCCCGAAAGTCCCAAAATCATCGAACTGCTGCTGCATGCGTTATCCGACCCGGACGCACGCGCATCCGACCACAATGAGATCTATGAACTAGATAAGGTGCAGCATGTATCTTCTGGTCGGGACATACTGTAGTTGATTGTCTTAgaacagcggtgtccaaacgttttcatttgagggccacatacagaaaatccaaaagacgcaagggccacataatgttatgaagagaaattgtgtttggtcctaaaaattatacaaataatttatttgtgctttggcatatttagaaaacatgctacagtatataaaccaatttatttgtaatatggctgtagggttattatagttttggaatttttcatttgagttttgattttgttttgagttttgttttttaaaatttagttagttttaattagttttcctggtggttctgttagttttttattagttttagttctttaataaatgcttagttttagtttagttagtttcagtattagttttagtttttttatgtgtattacttgtgcgcaatatttaaaaaacaacaagggTGTGATCTCATTATTcgggtttatatcaaaataaatctactaaaaatcacatttcaaatcatccccaaaggctcatgcatcaaattaattaccaaagactaaaacgtgtttgctataattatagttagttttagttagttttgtaaacataaaatgtagtttcagatagttttctttttttaaaaagcatattcgtttttaatttatttcgttaacgaaattgttttttgaatttttgttttttcattagttttagttcactaaaataacctttaatagcacctgtgttttttaaCACCCTCCATTCTAACTTTGACcaactccaaacatttttgtttttattttatttgaactgagtcaaatgccatttttagcatatgtcgcgggccactaaaaaaaaaa contains the following coding sequences:
- the LOC144026876 gene encoding ankyrin repeat and MYND domain-containing protein 1-like isoform X1; this translates as MSSRQGVSEVGGLTKPLARRRSGGVCDERRQGFGVQEFADGSKYEGEFVDGLKQGKGRYTWKSGEFYEGFFYKDYRHGDGMYCWPTGSKFIGKFYLHWREGYGEHIFPDGATFKGLYHADQRFGPGVLSEPTGCEDVGLWHGKHLIQLCNSVPGSFSIKTSTEYGVYLEQNAASHSQSQTPQTVDGHARTHSGVDTDDDLLLYDDNTIRPSGIENYSTDGDQLPLPPHVRREFDRRFFGQLWEADSQPYEGYKRDPLSRLPLADKMAAHIHKHRQQVEKLDWDIEKVLSYKRESFGPKGALEVASELLIHQASIGEREAVLQILLDGLVHPDVADSQGHTALIAATINCHNDVIHLLLDMGACIDKLNFEAMSSLSVCHVLYYPVQSLYTFSVPPAPTQDITEEATVEELNPAEDQNSANQEKELPLSENSAQQDNELTPTQSFSSSCSMYSYNIEVSEEILQGAAEALSRTGYPQHSDTQETVRRLSAQKYMHRFRLSTLNLLLDRGADPNICKVPLPVLFVAIMAGDTETVRRLLLSGAQTGICLSLERKGLYPLHVAAALPGPESPKIIELLLHALSDPDARASDHNEIYELDKVSVILRKSCRHPRKPGPEEGGRTALHMICQRETDHRNASKAASLLLSHRARTDLLWSGHSPLSLAISSGNDMAVKALLKGGADPNIPLGFGVGNALCALSNFSYDLDDKRVKLLDMLEKAGADMLMIVDIGDMRGTAVDYAYFSFNQDSRIANTPFNALNLEERETFTARRHLLGLMGDLLRNEAIQRENEYLEWESRRLQNCENEGSSDDEPPVAREPFRFCYHCGRSAAVTLNNCTRCHKVLFCSTNCKLKAWNKGHKEECVRACLQKGRRRRRRPHPTDGLPPNFTHWFIPAPPPRRRLRSEAC
- the LOC144026876 gene encoding ankyrin repeat and MYND domain-containing protein 1-like isoform X2, which encodes MSSRQGVSEVGGLTKPLARRRSGGVCDERRQGFGVQEFADGSKYEGEFVDGLKQGKGRYTWKSGEFYEGFFYKDYRHGDGMYCWPTGSKFIGKFYLHWREGYGEHIFPDGATFKGLYHADQRFGPGVLSEPTGCEDVGLWHGKHLIQLCNSVPGSFSIKTSTEYGVYLEQNAASHSQSQTPQTVDGHARTHSGVDTDDDLLLYDDNTIRPSGIENYSTDGDQLPLPPHVRREFDRRFFGQLWEADSQPYEGYKRDPLSRLPLADKMAAHIHKHRQQVEKLDWDIEKVLSYKRESFGPKGALEVASELLIHQASIGEREAVLQILLDGLVHPDVADSQGHTALIAATINCHNDVIHLLLDMGACIDKLNFEAMSSLSVCHVLYYPVQSLYTFSVPPAPTQDITEEATVEELNPAEDQNSANQEKELPLSENSAQDNELTPTQSFSSSCSMYSYNIEVSEEILQGAAEALSRTGYPQHSDTQETVRRLSAQKYMHRFRLSTLNLLLDRGADPNICKVPLPVLFVAIMAGDTETVRRLLLSGAQTGICLSLERKGLYPLHVAAALPGPESPKIIELLLHALSDPDARASDHNEIYELDKVSVILRKSCRHPRKPGPEEGGRTALHMICQRETDHRNASKAASLLLSHRARTDLLWSGHSPLSLAISSGNDMAVKALLKGGADPNIPLGFGVGNALCALSNFSYDLDDKRVKLLDMLEKAGADMLMIVDIGDMRGTAVDYAYFSFNQDSRIANTPFNALNLEERETFTARRHLLGLMGDLLRNEAIQRENEYLEWESRRLQNCENEGSSDDEPPVAREPFRFCYHCGRSAAVTLNNCTRCHKVLFCSTNCKLKAWNKGHKEECVRACLQKGRRRRRRPHPTDGLPPNFTHWFIPAPPPRRRLRSEAC